A single genomic interval of Lacrimispora sphenoides JCM 1415 harbors:
- a CDS encoding Crp/Fnr family transcriptional regulator, translating to MELKCSCCNKLCTSKIPLFESLSIEEQKELVSRARHLDYKRGETVFHEYDPADKILVIRYGKVKVSRYSLEGKEYVFDILAEGDIYGEQNIFGGKAFEANAIALGECGVCLISLTDIQELILKKPEIGVKLLNVVGQKLSAANELVQLLSVNDAKARIAGFLLFRSSRIKGETIELTRDDISAYINVRRETISRKLGELRKEGAIELEGNRKIHVRNKDILRDIFDNET from the coding sequence ATGGAACTTAAATGTAGTTGCTGTAATAAATTGTGCACTTCAAAAATCCCTCTTTTTGAGTCCCTTTCTATTGAGGAGCAGAAGGAACTGGTATCAAGGGCCCGGCATCTGGATTACAAAAGAGGGGAAACGGTTTTTCATGAGTATGATCCTGCAGATAAAATACTGGTCATCCGTTACGGAAAGGTTAAGGTCAGCCGCTATTCCCTGGAAGGAAAAGAATACGTTTTTGATATACTGGCAGAAGGCGATATCTATGGAGAGCAGAACATATTCGGCGGAAAAGCCTTTGAAGCAAATGCCATTGCCCTGGGAGAATGCGGAGTATGTCTTATCTCCTTGACGGATATCCAGGAATTGATATTAAAAAAACCTGAAATCGGAGTCAAACTATTAAACGTGGTAGGACAAAAGCTGTCAGCGGCAAATGAGCTGGTGCAGCTATTGTCCGTCAACGATGCCAAGGCCCGTATCGCTGGCTTTCTTTTATTCAGAAGCAGCCGGATCAAGGGAGAAACCATTGAATTGACCAGAGACGATATATCCGCTTATATTAATGTCAGAAGAGAAACCATAAGCAGAAAGCTTGGAGAACTTCGCAAAGAAGGTGCTATTGAGCTAGAAGGGAATCGTAAGATCCACGTCAGAAATAAAGATATTTTAAGAGACATTTTTGATAATGAAACATAA
- the tkt gene encoding transketolase, which produces MSNIDTMSVNAIRVLSADAIQKANSGHPGLPLGCASAAYELWANHMNHNPADPDWANRDRFILSGGHGSMLLYSLLHLFGYGNLSKEDVMNFRQHGSKTPGHPEYGHTVGVEATTGPLGAGMGMAVGMAIAEKHLSSVFNKENFPVVDHYTYVLGGDGCMMEGISSEVFSLAGTLGLGKLIVLYDSNQISIEGSTDIAFTEDVKKRMEAFHFQTITVEDGNDLEAIGRAIEEAKADTEHPSFITIKTQIGYGCPAKQGKASAHGEPLGADNVTALKENLGWPSMEPFYVPEEVYSHYQKIAEDKAETEAAWNVMFAAYCQEYPDMEELWNAYHDPDAGEKAIEKCEDFWKRSEKADATRNLSGQVLNRLKTYMPNLIGGSADLAPSNKTNMSDMGDFSKDNGGGRNLHFGVRELGMTAIGNGMMLHGGLRTYIATFFVFSDYTKPMARLSSLMGVPLTFVFTHDSIGVGEDGPTHEPIEQLAMLRAMPNFHVFRPCDETETAAAWYSALTSKKTPTALVLTRQNLTPMPGSSKEALKGGYVIDDCEGTPEIILIASGSEVELAVNAKKLLTDKKVRVVSMPCMDLYEEQTEEYKESVLPKAVRKRVAVEALSDFGWGKYVGLDGTYVTMKGFGASGPANLLFEHFGFTAENVAEAARSI; this is translated from the coding sequence ATGAGCAACATCGATACCATGTCAGTCAATGCAATCCGTGTCCTATCAGCGGATGCCATCCAAAAAGCCAATTCCGGACATCCGGGACTTCCCTTAGGCTGCGCATCAGCAGCATACGAATTATGGGCAAACCATATGAACCACAATCCAGCAGATCCGGACTGGGCCAACAGAGACCGCTTTATCTTATCCGGAGGCCATGGTTCCATGCTTTTGTATTCCCTGCTCCATTTATTTGGCTATGGGAATTTATCAAAAGAGGATGTGATGAATTTCCGCCAGCATGGCTCCAAGACTCCAGGACATCCGGAGTATGGTCATACCGTAGGCGTGGAAGCTACCACAGGTCCTTTAGGCGCAGGTATGGGTATGGCAGTTGGTATGGCCATTGCCGAGAAACATTTGTCATCCGTATTCAACAAAGAGAATTTTCCGGTTGTTGACCATTATACCTATGTACTGGGCGGAGATGGATGCATGATGGAAGGTATTTCCTCTGAGGTATTTTCTCTGGCTGGTACCCTTGGCCTTGGAAAATTAATCGTTCTTTATGACTCCAATCAGATCTCCATTGAAGGAAGCACTGACATCGCATTTACTGAGGATGTGAAAAAGCGCATGGAAGCCTTCCATTTCCAGACCATTACCGTTGAAGATGGAAACGATTTGGAAGCCATTGGACGAGCCATTGAAGAAGCGAAAGCAGATACCGAACACCCCTCCTTTATTACGATTAAAACCCAGATCGGTTATGGCTGTCCTGCGAAGCAGGGGAAAGCCAGTGCTCACGGAGAACCTCTGGGAGCAGACAATGTGACAGCCCTGAAGGAAAACTTAGGCTGGCCTTCCATGGAGCCATTCTATGTTCCTGAAGAAGTGTACAGCCATTATCAGAAGATCGCAGAGGATAAGGCAGAAACAGAAGCAGCATGGAATGTAATGTTTGCTGCATACTGCCAGGAGTATCCTGATATGGAAGAACTTTGGAATGCATACCATGACCCGGATGCAGGTGAGAAAGCCATTGAAAAATGCGAAGACTTCTGGAAACGGTCTGAAAAGGCAGATGCAACCAGGAATTTATCCGGACAGGTTTTAAACCGTTTAAAGACCTATATGCCAAACTTAATCGGCGGTTCTGCGGATCTGGCTCCTTCCAATAAAACCAATATGTCCGATATGGGTGATTTTTCAAAGGATAACGGCGGCGGCCGCAACCTGCATTTTGGCGTAAGAGAGCTTGGTATGACAGCTATCGGAAACGGAATGATGCTTCACGGAGGCCTTCGCACCTATATAGCAACCTTTTTCGTGTTCAGCGATTATACAAAGCCAATGGCACGCTTATCCTCGTTAATGGGCGTTCCGCTGACCTTTGTATTTACCCATGACAGCATCGGCGTTGGAGAGGATGGACCAACCCATGAGCCGATTGAACAGCTTGCCATGTTAAGGGCAATGCCTAATTTCCATGTGTTCCGTCCCTGTGATGAGACAGAGACAGCAGCAGCCTGGTATTCTGCACTGACCTCTAAAAAAACCCCTACTGCCCTTGTTCTTACAAGGCAGAACTTAACACCTATGCCTGGAAGCAGCAAGGAAGCCTTAAAAGGAGGCTATGTGATCGATGACTGTGAAGGTACACCTGAGATCATTCTGATTGCAAGCGGTTCTGAGGTGGAGCTGGCAGTCAATGCGAAGAAGCTTCTTACCGACAAAAAGGTACGTGTAGTTTCCATGCCTTGTATGGATCTGTATGAGGAACAGACTGAGGAGTATAAGGAGTCTGTCCTTCCAAAGGCAGTTCGCAAGCGCGTGGCAGTAGAAGCATTAAGTGATTTCGGCTGGGGTAAATATGTAGGCCTTGACGGAACGTATGTGACCATGAAAGGCTTCGGTGCCAGCGGCCCCGCAAATCTTTTATTTGAACATTTCGGATTTACAGCAGAAAACGTGGCAGAGGCTGCAAGGTCCATCTAG
- a CDS encoding aldose epimerase family protein, with translation MKIKTRELWNQAGTAYTVYDMSTSLGMTVSITALGAAILQIAIRDESGREQPITLGFENMEPYENCICYAGATLGPNAGRIGEALLPVGPQICRLSKNDGKNQLHGGINNLSVQLWQVTSVASGLESASILLSAIQPDGLDGYPGNRIYQVKYTLEDTNWLTIEYTAVTDAPTYINMSNHTYWNLSGDFSVSGLEQEVQIFANNVCINNKDHLPADIIPAADSVFDFRSPRQLLSLIRSVKSPVCKEQLSIGKGYNNAYILNRNQSFRPLRSAKRPAEIHKAGILRDRRTGRTLKVMTDAPALILYSGGFLPTGMALCGGVPSSASCAIALEAQDIPDVMHLLPGNYRLTTPEQPFFRTIRYHIS, from the coding sequence ATGAAAATCAAAACCAGAGAATTATGGAATCAGGCGGGAACCGCTTATACGGTTTATGATATGAGCACCAGCCTGGGCATGACGGTTTCCATAACGGCGCTTGGAGCGGCCATTCTACAGATTGCCATAAGAGATGAAAGCGGCAGGGAACAGCCAATCACCCTGGGCTTTGAGAATATGGAACCATATGAAAACTGTATCTGCTATGCAGGAGCCACCCTTGGGCCAAATGCCGGAAGAATCGGGGAAGCCTTACTTCCTGTAGGACCGCAAATATGCCGGCTTTCAAAAAATGACGGGAAGAACCAACTCCACGGAGGGATAAATAACTTATCAGTCCAACTCTGGCAGGTAACCTCTGTGGCTTCCGGTCTGGAATCGGCCTCTATCCTGCTGTCTGCAATCCAGCCAGACGGCCTGGATGGGTATCCGGGCAACAGGATCTATCAAGTAAAATATACCCTGGAAGACACCAACTGGCTTACCATAGAATACACCGCGGTGACGGACGCTCCTACCTATATCAACATGTCCAACCACACCTACTGGAATCTATCCGGTGATTTTTCTGTCTCCGGTCTGGAACAGGAGGTTCAGATATTTGCAAATAACGTGTGCATAAATAATAAGGACCATCTGCCGGCCGATATCATTCCTGCCGCAGATTCCGTTTTTGACTTCCGTTCTCCCAGGCAGCTTCTATCCCTAATCCGTTCTGTAAAAAGCCCTGTCTGCAAGGAGCAGCTTTCCATTGGAAAGGGATACAATAACGCCTACATCCTTAACAGAAATCAGTCGTTCCGTCCGCTTCGGTCTGCAAAACGGCCTGCAGAGATTCATAAGGCCGGCATCCTGCGGGATAGGAGGACCGGACGAACCCTGAAAGTAATGACGGATGCACCCGCCCTGATTTTGTATTCAGGGGGATTTTTGCCTACTGGAATGGCTTTGTGCGGCGGTGTGCCCTCCTCCGCCTCTTGTGCCATTGCTCTGGAAGCACAGGATATCCCTGATGTGATGCATCTGCTGCCCGGCAATTACCGGCTCACCACCCCGGAGCAGCCGTTTTTCAGGACCATCCGGTACCATATTTCATAG
- a CDS encoding arabinose ABC transporter substrate-binding protein codes for MKKTAAIILAAAMAMGLTACSGFDDAKPAETTTAGTAETTTGGTQTEAGAKGVVYGIYKAGDQTWFIDEGAAAQKAVEEKGDEFIYVDAKMNPEEYLKAIDNAIANKAKGIVTCIPDQTMSQAVVDKCKEAGIPIVSADDALQTESGEKIAPWVGINAYVIGQANGQWLADYANNNNLAEDPECGLMILTMDTVSSCVPRAEGELDKFTEVCPDFPKERIFKADHDGTTDKGNVAATSVITAHPEIKKWLVTGANEEGTIGAVRALESAGLDANAIAVGLGAYMAKDEWNNKGADGTCMKAAAYFSSDSVGAGSVNVLYDVISGKEVPIETAVDAVIVTPDNYKEVMGKAAE; via the coding sequence ATGAAAAAAACAGCAGCGATTATTTTGGCAGCAGCAATGGCAATGGGGTTAACAGCCTGCAGCGGATTTGACGATGCAAAGCCGGCGGAAACCACGACAGCAGGTACGGCAGAGACAACAACAGGCGGGACCCAGACGGAAGCAGGGGCAAAGGGTGTCGTTTATGGAATCTACAAGGCCGGGGATCAGACATGGTTCATTGACGAAGGGGCAGCGGCCCAAAAGGCAGTGGAAGAAAAGGGCGATGAATTTATCTATGTGGATGCAAAAATGAATCCGGAAGAATACTTAAAGGCCATTGACAATGCCATTGCAAATAAGGCAAAGGGGATCGTTACCTGTATCCCGGACCAGACCATGTCTCAGGCTGTGGTTGATAAATGCAAGGAAGCTGGCATCCCGATAGTATCAGCCGATGATGCGCTCCAGACGGAGTCAGGAGAAAAGATCGCTCCATGGGTGGGCATTAATGCATACGTAATCGGACAGGCCAACGGCCAGTGGCTGGCGGATTATGCCAATAATAATAATCTGGCAGAAGATCCGGAATGCGGGCTGATGATTCTGACCATGGATACGGTTTCCTCCTGTGTTCCCAGGGCTGAAGGAGAATTAGACAAGTTTACGGAAGTTTGCCCTGATTTTCCGAAAGAGCGGATTTTCAAAGCCGATCATGACGGGACTACAGATAAGGGCAATGTAGCTGCTACATCAGTCATCACCGCCCATCCGGAAATCAAAAAGTGGCTGGTAACGGGAGCCAATGAAGAAGGTACGATCGGTGCAGTCCGTGCCTTGGAAAGCGCAGGATTAGATGCCAATGCAATTGCAGTAGGCCTTGGAGCTTATATGGCAAAAGATGAGTGGAACAATAAGGGAGCCGACGGAACCTGCATGAAGGCAGCAGCTTATTTCTCCTCTGATTCGGTAGGAGCAGGCTCGGTCAATGTATTATACGATGTGATCAGCGGAAAAGAGGTTCCTATAGAGACAGCCGTAGATGCGGTGATCGTTACCCCCGATAATTATAAGGAAGTGATGGGGAAAGCAGCGGAATAA
- a CDS encoding DUF542 domain-containing protein, with product MITGKMKVTDVVKAYPEAVEIFNDFHIDYCCGGKDALEEAIQKLGIESKSFIELLNKKIVNQPKRSNKGQVLAVERLMEMEVPDLIDYIINTHHSKERILLAEIDELINKVLLAHYEHHQAQLVPLHGLFSDLRKELQEHFAKEEKLIFPYMKKSFAGDMRSGYVKDLEVEHEAAGNLVKEITACTNDFTAPEDGCASYRLAFQKLQELINDVYIHIFTENSLLFPKYEGGN from the coding sequence ATGATTACAGGTAAAATGAAAGTGACCGATGTTGTTAAGGCCTATCCGGAAGCAGTTGAGATCTTTAATGACTTTCATATTGATTATTGCTGCGGCGGAAAGGATGCCTTGGAAGAGGCCATACAGAAGCTGGGAATCGAATCAAAGAGCTTTATCGAACTGCTGAATAAAAAAATTGTGAATCAACCTAAACGATCAAACAAGGGACAAGTGCTGGCCGTGGAACGGCTGATGGAAATGGAAGTTCCAGACCTGATTGATTATATTATTAACACTCATCATTCGAAAGAAAGAATCCTGCTGGCAGAAATTGATGAGCTGATCAATAAGGTCTTGCTGGCTCATTACGAACACCATCAAGCACAGCTTGTTCCCTTACACGGGCTTTTTTCAGACTTGAGAAAGGAACTCCAGGAGCATTTTGCAAAGGAAGAAAAGCTTATTTTCCCTTATATGAAAAAAAGCTTTGCAGGTGACATGCGCTCCGGATATGTGAAGGATTTAGAGGTTGAACATGAAGCAGCCGGAAATCTGGTAAAAGAAATCACAGCCTGCACCAATGATTTTACTGCGCCGGAAGATGGCTGTGCCTCTTACCGCCTGGCATTTCAAAAGCTTCAGGAACTGATTAATGATGTGTATATTCATATATTTACTGAAAACTCACTGCTGTTTCCAAAATATGAAGGAGGAAATTGA
- a CDS encoding ROK family glucokinase: MGMKCVGVDVGGTSVKIGIFEITGELIHKWEVPTRQEEGGKYILSDTAASILKTLKELNIPLDEVKGAGMGVPGPVMPSGYVEVCVNLGWRDMYPEKELSEMLHGIPVKSGNDANVAALGEMWQGGGKGYDDIVMVTLGTGVGGGVIIDQKIVAGKHGLAGEIGHVHIRDDETESCNCGGIGCVEQIASATGIAREARRKMAAKDTPSVLRTYGDNVTAKDVLDAAKEGDALACEVMEVVGHYLGLALAQISMVTDPEVFVIGGGVSKAGSFLIDILYKHFDKYTPISKNKSGIVLAKLGNDAGIYGAARLILD; the protein is encoded by the coding sequence ATGGGAATGAAATGTGTCGGTGTAGATGTAGGCGGTACATCTGTAAAAATCGGAATATTTGAAATAACAGGAGAGCTCATCCATAAGTGGGAAGTCCCCACCAGACAAGAAGAAGGCGGAAAATACATCCTTAGCGACACCGCCGCTTCCATACTGAAAACCCTGAAAGAGCTGAATATTCCTCTGGATGAGGTAAAAGGAGCAGGCATGGGAGTCCCAGGCCCAGTCATGCCCAGCGGGTATGTAGAAGTCTGTGTAAACCTGGGCTGGCGTGATATGTATCCAGAAAAAGAATTAAGTGAGATGCTTCACGGCATCCCAGTAAAAAGCGGCAATGATGCCAATGTTGCAGCACTTGGAGAGATGTGGCAGGGAGGCGGAAAAGGCTATGATGATATCGTTATGGTCACCCTGGGCACCGGAGTAGGCGGCGGCGTGATCATTGACCAGAAGATTGTTGCCGGAAAGCATGGCCTGGCCGGAGAGATCGGACATGTCCATATCCGTGACGATGAAACAGAAAGCTGTAATTGCGGAGGCATAGGCTGTGTGGAGCAGATAGCCAGCGCAACAGGCATAGCAAGAGAAGCCAGAAGAAAAATGGCTGCAAAAGATACCCCATCCGTTCTCAGGACATATGGAGACAACGTAACGGCAAAGGATGTGCTGGATGCTGCCAAGGAAGGGGACGCACTGGCCTGTGAGGTCATGGAAGTAGTAGGCCATTACCTTGGCCTTGCCCTGGCCCAGATTTCCATGGTAACAGACCCGGAGGTCTTTGTTATTGGGGGCGGCGTTTCAAAAGCCGGATCCTTCTTAATTGATATCCTATATAAACATTTTGACAAGTACACACCTATTTCCAAAAATAAGAGCGGAATCGTCCTGGCTAAGCTGGGAAATGATGCAGGAATATATGGAGCAGCAAGGCTGATCCTGGATTAA
- a CDS encoding ABC transporter permease — translation MGTNKKSRIKINGDKIVLLAAIVVVFGLFTSLNKNFLSVTNLINILVAASLVGLVAVGHTYLIIAGQNDLSPGSVAAFSGVMAALLVGKGVPFGVALILTIGCGILIGFFNSFMVNRIHLEAFIATLVTQSIIRGFAYIICGGKPVSISNRTFLILGKARILNIPLSVWIMVICIIIFGIILSKTKFGRSVYAIGGSMEAARLAGLNPKRIITTCYVMMGILCSIGGIIFAARMNSGQPAANVNLEFDAITAVILGGVSFIGGVGNMGGTILGIILIQSFNTGLTMVNVPSFWQFVAKGGLLLFALATDYLRKQKRERDLLAASMKNL, via the coding sequence ATGGGAACAAATAAGAAAAGCAGAATCAAAATAAATGGTGACAAGATCGTACTGCTTGCGGCAATCGTGGTGGTATTTGGGCTTTTTACCTCTCTGAATAAGAACTTTCTTTCGGTTACGAACTTAATCAATATTCTTGTGGCGGCATCCCTTGTAGGGCTGGTGGCTGTGGGCCATACATATTTAATCATTGCAGGGCAGAATGACTTGTCCCCTGGCTCTGTGGCAGCGTTTTCCGGCGTTATGGCGGCTCTTTTAGTAGGCAAGGGAGTTCCTTTCGGGGTTGCGCTGATTCTTACCATTGGCTGCGGGATTCTTATCGGATTTTTCAATTCCTTTATGGTGAACCGGATTCATCTGGAGGCCTTTATTGCAACCCTGGTGACCCAGTCCATTATCAGAGGCTTTGCCTATATCATATGCGGCGGAAAACCGGTTTCCATCAGCAACAGGACCTTTCTCATCCTGGGAAAAGCAAGGATCTTAAACATTCCCCTTTCCGTATGGATCATGGTGATCTGTATCATCATCTTTGGCATCATACTTTCCAAAACGAAATTCGGAAGAAGCGTATACGCCATCGGCGGCAGCATGGAAGCTGCCAGACTTGCAGGATTAAATCCCAAAAGGATCATTACCACCTGTTATGTGATGATGGGAATCCTCTGCTCCATCGGCGGGATCATCTTCGCGGCCCGTATGAATTCCGGCCAGCCTGCGGCTAATGTGAACCTGGAATTTGACGCTATTACGGCGGTTATTCTGGGCGGTGTTTCTTTCATCGGCGGAGTTGGAAATATGGGAGGAACCATCCTTGGAATCATACTGATCCAGTCCTTTAATACAGGTCTTACTATGGTAAATGTCCCCAGTTTCTGGCAGTTTGTGGCAAAGGGAGGGCTTCTCTTATTTGCCCTGGCAACAGACTATTTAAGAAAACAGAAAAGAGAGCGGGATTTACTGGCAGCATCCATGAAGAATTTATAA
- a CDS encoding sugar ABC transporter ATP-binding protein translates to MGSVLEFQNISKYFPGVKALDQVSFQAHSGEVLAFLGENGAGKSTLLKVLNGDYQPTGGKYLLDGFEKHFQSPHEAIEEGISVIYQERQILLELSVAENIYLGRMPANRLGFIDIRKANEMTAKIIEDFGLPISPTTKVKDLSIAYQQMVEIMKAYSRENLKVICFDEPTASLSDSEIESLFRIIGKLKEEGKIIIYVSHRMDELRRITDKVAIFKDGRYVATVETGAVPEAELIRMMVGRDLGDIYRSLDKNKVIGDVLLEVKNLSSDYVKENSFVLRKGEVLGFSGLVGAGRTELMRAIIGADEVKGGEIYLEGKNIRNRSPHEAMEHGIVLVPEDRKLQGILSNLSVSDNMNIAMLDTNSNRLGFVNGEKEEELAQKGIQDFKIKTPSPDKKIVELSGGNQQKCIVARWISTNPKVLILDEPTKGIDVGAKSEFYHMICKFAKEGLGIILISSELPEVIGLSDRIIVMKSLRITGEIAAEEATESKLLSLGMIGEVQD, encoded by the coding sequence ATGGGGAGCGTATTGGAATTCCAGAATATATCCAAATATTTTCCCGGAGTAAAGGCGTTGGACCAGGTATCCTTTCAGGCACATTCCGGGGAGGTTCTGGCATTTTTAGGGGAAAACGGGGCCGGCAAGTCCACCCTGTTAAAGGTGCTCAATGGGGATTACCAGCCTACCGGGGGAAAATATCTCCTTGATGGATTTGAGAAGCATTTTCAATCTCCTCATGAGGCCATTGAGGAAGGGATTTCCGTCATATATCAGGAGCGGCAGATTCTATTGGAATTATCCGTGGCGGAGAATATTTATCTGGGAAGAATGCCTGCAAACAGGCTGGGATTCATCGATATCCGTAAGGCAAATGAGATGACTGCAAAAATCATAGAGGATTTTGGCCTTCCCATTAGTCCAACCACTAAGGTAAAGGATTTAAGTATCGCCTATCAGCAGATGGTGGAGATTATGAAGGCCTATTCCAGAGAAAATCTAAAGGTGATCTGCTTTGACGAGCCTACGGCCTCCCTGTCGGATTCGGAGATCGAATCTTTATTTAGGATCATTGGGAAGTTAAAGGAAGAGGGAAAGATCATCATCTATGTATCCCACCGCATGGACGAGCTTCGGAGGATTACGGATAAGGTGGCAATTTTTAAAGACGGGCGCTACGTGGCCACGGTGGAGACAGGAGCGGTGCCGGAAGCGGAACTGATCCGAATGATGGTGGGCCGCGACCTGGGGGATATTTACAGAAGCTTAGACAAGAACAAAGTGATTGGAGATGTACTTCTGGAGGTGAAAAACTTATCCTCGGACTATGTAAAAGAAAATTCCTTTGTACTGCGAAAAGGAGAGGTGTTAGGCTTTTCCGGTCTTGTAGGGGCGGGAAGGACGGAACTTATGAGGGCCATCATTGGAGCTGACGAGGTAAAAGGCGGTGAGATCTATCTGGAAGGAAAGAACATACGCAACCGCTCTCCTCATGAAGCCATGGAGCATGGGATTGTTCTGGTGCCGGAGGACCGGAAGCTTCAGGGGATTCTTTCAAATTTAAGCGTCAGTGATAATATGAACATTGCCATGCTGGATACCAACTCCAACAGGCTGGGGTTTGTAAACGGAGAGAAGGAAGAGGAGCTGGCACAAAAGGGAATCCAGGATTTTAAGATCAAGACTCCGTCTCCTGACAAAAAGATCGTGGAGCTTTCCGGCGGAAACCAGCAGAAATGTATTGTGGCCCGCTGGATCAGCACGAATCCGAAGGTGCTCATCCTGGATGAGCCGACCAAGGGGATTGACGTAGGCGCCAAATCAGAATTTTATCATATGATCTGTAAATTTGCCAAGGAAGGACTGGGGATCATTCTGATATCCTCTGAGCTTCCTGAGGTCATCGGTCTGTCGGACCGGATCATTGTTATGAAATCACTGAGAATCACAGGAGAAATAGCGGCGGAGGAAGCGACCGAAAGCAAGCTTCTGAGCCTGGGTATGATTGGGGAGGTACAGGATTAA
- a CDS encoding MBL fold metallo-hydrolase, whose amino-acid sequence MKKLVKNNVYWVGIMDWELESFHGADYSINHGSSQNAYLIREEKTVLIDTVWKPHSTEFIDNLEKEIDLKEIDFIVANHGEVDHSGSLPALMEKIPGTPIYCTANGVKSLTGQYHHPEWNYQVVKTGDSIDIGNGKKLVFVEMKMLHWPDSMATYLTGDHILFSNDAFGQHFAVEELFNDKADQCRLWEEAVKYYANILTPFSPLVKKKIEEIQGLNLPIDMIATSHGSIWRENPLQIVEKYYEWSQNYQEDQITIVYDTMWDGTKQLAHKISAEIARISPDTRVKIYNISKVNKNDIMTEVFKSKAIALGSPTVGGSILSSVGGWLDFLKELKYKGKKAAVFGCYGWSGEGTKVLRERLTDAGFSVVETEAKCLWNPEEEDFNKAAEVAKALCQ is encoded by the coding sequence ATGAAAAAACTTGTGAAAAATAATGTTTATTGGGTAGGAATCATGGATTGGGAGCTGGAATCCTTTCACGGAGCGGATTACTCCATTAATCATGGCTCAAGCCAGAACGCCTATTTAATCAGGGAAGAAAAGACAGTACTCATCGACACGGTATGGAAGCCGCATTCTACGGAATTTATAGATAATCTGGAAAAAGAGATTGATTTAAAGGAAATTGATTTTATTGTTGCCAACCACGGGGAAGTGGATCACAGCGGTTCCCTTCCTGCATTGATGGAGAAAATACCGGGCACACCTATTTATTGTACCGCAAACGGGGTGAAATCTCTTACCGGCCAGTATCACCATCCGGAATGGAATTATCAGGTGGTTAAGACAGGGGATTCCATTGATATCGGAAATGGGAAGAAGCTGGTCTTTGTGGAAATGAAAATGCTCCACTGGCCTGACAGCATGGCTACTTACCTGACAGGGGATCATATCCTCTTTTCCAATGACGCGTTTGGACAGCATTTTGCTGTGGAGGAATTATTTAATGATAAGGCTGACCAGTGCAGGCTTTGGGAGGAGGCTGTCAAATATTATGCCAATATTTTAACTCCGTTTTCTCCTCTTGTGAAAAAGAAAATTGAGGAAATTCAAGGGCTTAACCTGCCCATCGATATGATTGCCACCAGCCACGGTTCCATCTGGAGGGAGAATCCTTTGCAGATCGTGGAAAAATATTATGAATGGTCACAGAATTATCAGGAGGATCAAATCACCATTGTTTATGATACGATGTGGGATGGAACAAAACAGCTGGCCCACAAGATCAGTGCCGAAATTGCACGGATTTCGCCGGATACCAGGGTGAAGATTTATAATATTTCCAAGGTAAATAAAAATGATATTATGACAGAGGTGTTTAAATCAAAAGCAATTGCCCTTGGTTCCCCAACCGTAGGAGGCAGCATCCTTTCTTCTGTGGGAGGATGGCTTGATTTCCTGAAGGAACTGAAGTATAAGGGCAAAAAGGCGGCAGTATTTGGTTGCTATGGCTGGAGCGGAGAGGGAACAAAGGTCCTTCGGGAACGGCTGACTGATGCCGGCTTCTCGGTAGTGGAAACGGAAGCCAAGTGCCTTTGGAATCCGGAAGAAGAGGATTTTAATAAGGCGGCAGAAGTTGCTAAGGCGCTTTGCCAGTAA